Proteins encoded within one genomic window of Nitrospinota bacterium:
- a CDS encoding adenosylhomocysteinase — translation MTTATKNFDVKDMGLADKGKARIEWADQDMPVLRAVRDRWTKEQPLKGITMSACLHVTAETANLVRALKAGGADVALCASNPLSTQDDVAAALTKHYGIPVMAIKGEDNDTYYRHLEAMVMREPNVTMDDGADLVTLLHTKYVEKGKNVVVSMEETTTGVIRLRAMERDGKLMFPVIAVNDATTKNMFDNRYGTGQSTLDGVIRATDMLIAGKTVVIAGYGWCGKGCAMLARGMGAKVVVTEVDLIKALEAAMDGFQVMTMDEAAKVGDLFITVTGNMHVIRPEHANSMKQGAMVCNSGHFDIEIDLKGIAKETREIRKDIRNFVDEYKLKNGRSIYVIAEGRLVNLAAAEGHPASVMDMSFATQALASEYAVKERKNLQKKVYSVPVDIENWVARLKLESMGIAIDTLTKEQAHYLSSWEHGT, via the coding sequence ATGACCACCGCAACCAAAAATTTCGACGTAAAAGACATGGGTCTTGCCGACAAGGGCAAAGCCCGCATCGAATGGGCCGATCAGGATATGCCGGTGCTGCGCGCCGTGCGCGACCGCTGGACGAAGGAACAGCCCCTTAAGGGCATAACCATGTCCGCCTGTCTGCACGTCACCGCCGAAACCGCGAACCTCGTCCGCGCCCTCAAGGCGGGCGGCGCGGATGTGGCGCTGTGCGCCAGCAACCCGCTCTCCACGCAGGACGACGTGGCCGCGGCGCTGACCAAACACTACGGCATCCCCGTCATGGCCATCAAGGGCGAAGACAACGACACCTACTACCGCCACCTCGAAGCGATGGTAATGCGCGAACCGAACGTCACCATGGACGACGGCGCCGACCTCGTGACCCTGCTGCACACCAAATATGTGGAAAAAGGCAAGAACGTGGTCGTCAGCATGGAAGAGACCACCACCGGCGTCATCCGCCTGCGCGCGATGGAGCGCGACGGCAAGCTGATGTTCCCGGTCATCGCCGTGAACGACGCCACCACCAAGAACATGTTCGATAACCGTTACGGCACCGGCCAGTCCACGCTCGACGGCGTCATCCGCGCCACCGACATGCTGATCGCCGGCAAGACCGTCGTCATCGCCGGCTACGGCTGGTGCGGCAAGGGTTGCGCCATGCTCGCCCGCGGCATGGGCGCCAAGGTCGTCGTCACCGAAGTCGACCTCATCAAGGCCCTCGAAGCCGCGATGGACGGTTTCCAGGTCATGACCATGGACGAAGCGGCGAAGGTGGGCGACCTCTTCATCACCGTCACCGGCAACATGCACGTCATCCGCCCGGAACACGCCAATTCGATGAAACAAGGCGCGATGGTCTGCAACAGCGGCCACTTCGACATCGAAATCGACCTCAAAGGTATCGCCAAGGAAACCAGGGAAATCCGCAAGGACATCCGCAACTTCGTCGATGAATACAAATTGAAGAACGGCCGCAGCATCTATGTGATAGCCGAAGGCCGCCTTGTGAACCTGGCCGCCGCCGAAGGGCACCCCGCCAGCGTGATGGACATGAGCTTCGCCACGCAGGCGCTTGCCTCGGAATACGCCGTCAAGGAACGCAAGAACCTCCAGAAGAAAGTTTACAGCGTTCCGGTGGATATCGAAAACTGGGTGGCGCGCCTGAAGCTGGAATCCATGGGAATCGCCATCGACACCCTGACGAAAGAACAGGCCCACTACCTCTCTTCGTGGGAGCACGGA